The following nucleotide sequence is from Halorussus caseinilyticus.
TCGAAGTCGCCGAAGTCGCGTTCGTAGTGGCGGACCAGTTGTTCGATGACCCACGCGTTGAACGCCTCGTCGAAGCGCCACTCGCCGGGCGGACTCCCGACCTCGAATCGGTCGTCGGTGGCGAACGCCGCGAACACGTGGTAGAAGCCCAAGATTACGTCCGCGAAGTCCTTGGCCTTGCCGCCGGTCTCCTCGCGTTTGTCCTGCAACTCCTCGCGACCCGCGTCGGTGAGTTCGAAGTACTTTCGGTCGGGTTCGTCCGCGCGTTCGATGCGCTCGGCCCAGCCTTTCTCCTCGAACTTGTAGAGGATGGGGTAGACCGACCCGTAGGACGGTTCCCAGTGACCGCCGCTGATAGAACGAATCTCCTTGAGTATCTCGTACCCGTACCGCGGTTTCTCGTCCAGAAGTTCCAACACGAGATACGCGATGAGGCCTTTCGGCGGGCCGCTTTTCCGCATTGGCGGATGATTCAGAGCGTATTTTTGAAAGGCTTTCGGTCGGGGGGAGACGGCCGATTTCGGCGTCGGTCTCGGGACGACTCAAAAACCTATTACCGCCACGGAACCGAGAGTCAGACATGACGAGAGAACCCCCGGCGACGAACGAGGGTTGGTACGCGCTACACGACTTCCGAACCGTCGATTGGGACGCGTGGCGGGACGCCCCCGAGCGCGAGCGCGAGACCGCTTTAGAGAGCGGCGTCTCGTTCCTCCGAAATCGAGTTGACGTGACCGACGCCGAGGAAGGGTCGTCGGCGGTGTTCTCGGTTCTGGGCCACAAGGCCGACCTGCTGGTGGTCCACTTCCGGCCGACGATGGCCGACTTGGACACCGCCGAGCGAGCGTTCGAGGACACCGCGTTCGCCGAGTACACCGACCAGTCGAACTCCTACGTCTCGGTGACGGAAGTCGGCGGCTACACCTCCGAGGAGATGACGAAAGAACCCTCGGAGATAGAGGACACCGGACTCGCGCGCTACGCCGAGAGCAAACTCTACCCCGAGATTCCCGACAGCGAGTTCATCTGCTTCTACCCGATGGACAAGCGCCGCGCGCCGGGGGAGAACTGGTACGACCTGCCCTTCGACGAGCGCGCCGACATGATGGACACCCACGGCGAAATCGGCAAGACCTACGCGGGACAGGTCTCGCAGGTCATCACCGGGTCCATCGGCTTCGACGACTACGAGTGGGGCGTGGACCTGTTCAGCAACGACCCGACCAACATCAAGGACCTGCTCTACGAACTCCGGTTCGACGAGAGCAGTTCCAAGTACGCCGAGTTCGGCCCGTTCTACTTCGGTCGGCAGTTCCAACCCGAGGACCTCCCGGCGTTCATGGCCGGGCGAGCGGTCCCCGCCGACGGCGAGAGTGACGAGTCGGGCCACCCCCACGGAGAAGGCGGGCATCACGGCGAGGGTGGACACCACGGCGAGGGTGGACACCACGGCGAGGGTGGACACCACGGCGGCGACGGCGGAGACGACGAGGGCGGCGACATCCGCGGCGAACTCGAAGACCGCGACATCCGCGGCGAACTCGAAGACCTCGACATCTACGCGGGCCAACCCCACGGCGAGGACGTGTACGCGATGGTACTCTACTCGGAGGCCGACCCCGACGAACTCTTCGAGGAGGTAGACGGCCTCCGGAAGAACTTCGACCACTACGACACCCACGTCAAGACCGCGGTGTACGAGACCCGCGAGGGAGTCGAAGGCGGTCGGTCGGCGGTCGTGAGCATCTGGGAGACCCAGAGCGCGGCCGACACCGCGGGCGGGTTCCTCGCTGACCTGCCGGGCATCGTCGCTCGCGCCGGAGAGGAGAGCGGATTCGGCACGATGGGGATGTTCTACACCACCAAGCCCGAACACCGCGGGGACTTCGTGGAGAAGTTCGAGACGGTGGGCGAACTCCTCGAAGACATGGACGGCCACTTCGAGTCGAACCTGCTGGTCAACCGCGAGGACGAGAACGATATGTTCATCGCCAGTCAGTGGGAGTCCCGCGAGGACGCCATGGCGTTCTTCCGGAGCGACGCCTTCTCGGATACGGTCGATTGGGGCCGGGACGTGCTGGCCGACCGACCGCGACACGTCTTCTTGGCCTGAGGGGGCGCTCGACCCCGACGCAGGTTTATCCGTCGGTAGATTGAACAGTTCGGCATGGGGCGAGAACTACTCGGGGTGCCTCGGGAACGCCCGGCAGTTGAGGGGGTTCCGGGCGTGTCCGACGCGGCACGGCGCCGTGCCGCGTCGGACGACGAGAAGACCGTCGAAATCGAACCGTCGTGGGTAGACAACGTCACGGACGCGATTCCGGTCGAAGTCGTGACCGCGTGGGCGACTATCGACGCGGTGCTGGCTATCGGGTCCGAGGACCCGTCGGCGACGGTGTACTGGGCGCTGTTCGGTCTCTTCGCCGTCGCTACCGCCCTCCACATGTGGGCCGACATCGAGACGCCCACCGCCGACAGAGCCGACCGTCTCGGAACCTCCCTCTCGTACCTGCGAAGCGTCCAGTCGGCCCAAATCGCGCTCGCCGTCGGCGCGTTCGTGGTGTGGGTCTACTACCTCAGGGGACCGTTCGCGCTCGACGCCACCGACTGGTACAACCAACGCTACGCCGCGGTGTTCCTGCCGCTGTACGTCGCCGTGGGACCACAACTGGTGCCGAGCGTCCTCCGGAAGTGGTACCGCGTCGGCGACGGTGGTGACGGCGAAGGTGGAAGCGGTGAGGACGGCGACGACGACCGAAGATAACCCGACGGTTCGGTGTGGGGTACCGTCCCGTACCGCCGGAACCAAAACCCCCATCAAGTCAGAACGAGTAGGAATCGAGAGATAAACGACGGAGGACCCTGTATGACCAAACGACACGTATCCCTCTCCGACGAGATGGAGGATTCACTGGCGGAGTTCATCGCGGAGGTAGACGAGCGACTGGCGAGTGACGAGAACACCTGCGGCGTGGTAGAGGAGGTGCTGGTGGACCTCCACGGCGACAGAGACGCCTACGACCGGTGGCAGAGCGGCGAGGATGTCTCGCCCGCCGAGCGCGCGCGACTCCAGAGCTACGACCCGTGTAACGCCACGCTCGAAAGCGAGTACTACGCCGAGAAGGACGAGGAGCAGTTCAAACACTCCAAACACCTCCAGTGGCTCTGGCGGCAGTTCGACGCCACGCCGATGGCCGACAACGTGGAGTTCGCGCTCCGGTTCCGGCGCATGCTCGCCGACCATCTCTTCGAGGAGTGCGGGGACGACTGCCGGTTCTTCAAGGGCATCACGTTCACCTACGGCCACAACATCTCCGTCGGGGACAACACCGTCGTCCACGACGACGTGCATCTGGACGACCGCGGGAAGTTGACCATCGGCAATCGGGTCTCCATCTCGGACTCGGCGCACGTCTACACCCACGACCACGACGTGGTGGACCAGACCGAGGTCGAGAACTATCACACCGTCATCGAGGACGACGCCCGCGTCACCTACGACTCGATGGTCAAGGCGGGCGTCCGCGTCGGGGAGAACGCCATCGTCGGCGCGAAGTCCATCGTCCAGCGAGACGTTCCCGCCCACCACGTCGCGGTGGGCCAACCCGCCAAGAGCGTGAAAATCAAGCCCGGATGGGAGGACGTGGCCCGACCGCTCGACGCCGACGTGGAGACCGACAAGGAGTCCCGGCGCATCGACTACGAGTTGCCCGACGATTTGGAAGTCTACGACGAGTTCCAGCGCGACCTGAACCCGCCGGGCGAGCGGTGAGCGCGTCGGCCTCGGGTCCGCCGGTCCTGAATCGGGAGTCGAAGGTTGCTGGTTTTTCTGTCCGAGTTTCGTCGGTGAACCGTGCGGTTCGTCGGTGAAGGGTCCTGACGGCCCGGTTAGTTCGCGTGCCAGCGGCTTCGCTTCCGCCGCCGGACGGACCGTTTCGCCGAACGGTCGCCGCGAAGCGGCGACTTCGAGGCGGCGGGCGCGGCGCACGAGCGCCGCGCCCGCCGTGGGCGGTGGGGGAATATTTACGAGTGTTAAAGAAATATTCTTGTTTTATAGACCAATGTTTAGGATTGTTTCGTGCGAGAACACGGCGGGACGGCCCGGTGGGAACTCAGTCGTCGCCGGGTTTGTACGCACTGCCGCGGCGTTCGATGGTGTACACGTCTAACTTCTTGTCAGCATAGTCACATTCGGCACCGAGACGGAACTGACCGATGCGGAGTTTCGAGTGGGGAACGCCAGTCAACGGCTCCAAGTAGTCGTCCGGGTTCCGCCACTGGTCGTTTACGATTTCGTCGAGTTTGTCGGTGATACGGTTCTGTCCGTGGGTATCCAAGTCGTCGTACGTCCGTTTCGCAGGCGCGCGAAACTGCCACGTCCATTCGTCGTCACTCGTGCGTCGTCCCTCGTTACTCGTCTCCGGTCAGAACGTCCTCGCGGGAGAACGTCTCGCTCTCGCCCGTCCGACGCGCGTGTTCGACGGCGGCGATTTCCTTCCAACTCTCGCGGGTGAGGTCCGGATGACGGACTGCATCACGGAGTGCCTCTCGGACGAACTCGCTTCGACTGTTGTAGCCTTCGTCCTGCCACGTCGCGTCGATGTCTGCGAGGAACGATTCGGTCAAACGGATATTGATGTTCGTTTTCTCCGGGTCGTTCGCCCCGTTTGTATCTGTATGAGACATACGTACGTATTACGTACAGAAGGGAAAAAGCGTTTCCCCGCCGCGTCTGGCCGCCTCCGACACCTTTGTAACGCCGAGTCGCCACCCTCCGAGACGTGTCACTCGTCTCTGCGCTCGGGACGGCCATCCTCCCGGTCCTCTCCGTCGCGGCGGTGGGCTTCCTGCTCGGGAAGACCCGCGACGTGAACGTGGATGCGCTCGGAACCGTCACCATCTACGTGCTGACGCCCGCGCTCATCTTCCACAGCCTCGCCACCTCCGACATCTCGGGCGGGCTAGCCGCGAAGCTAATCGGCGGCGTCGTGGTCTTCACGCTGGCGATGGTGGGACTCGCGGAGGGCGTCGGCCGTCTGCTCGGCGAGACCGAACCCGCGCTGAGTGCGCTGGTCCTCTCGTCGTCGTTCCCCAACGCGGGCAACTACGGCATCCCGCTGTCGGCGTTCGCGTTCGGCGCGGTCGGACGCTCGACGGCGGTTCTCTACATCGCGGGCCAGTCGGTGCTGATGTACACCGTCGGGGTGTATCTGGCCTCCCGCGGCGACGAGAGCGACCTGCGCTCGGCCGCGACCGAGGTGTTTCGCCTGCCGCTGGTCTACGCCGTCGTCGCGGCGTGGGTCGCGCGATTGCTCGGGGTCGTCCCGGCCTCCGGAAGCGCCGCGATGGAGACGCTGAAACTCGTCGGCGACGCCTCCATCCCGGTGATGCTGTTGATGCTCGGCATCCAACTCGCCAACACCAAACACGGCGCGGCCATCTCGCGCGTCGGCGTCTCGAACGGCCTGAAACTGGTGGTCGCGCCGCTGGTCGGCGTCGGCGTAGCCCTGTTGCTCGGTCTCGGCGCGAACCCGGAAGTCGCGCGGGTGTTCGTGCTGGAGTGTGGGATGCCCGCCGCGGTCACGCCGCTGATTCTGTCCATCGAGTACGACTCGGGCGAGGGCGAGGGGTTGTCGGGACCGGAGTACGTCAGCACCGCCATCTTCGCGAGTACGGTGGCGAGCGTGGTGACGCTGACGGGCCTGATTGCGGTGTTGCAGTCGGGAATGGTGATTTGAGTTCGCGTGTGGCGTGTGCGTAGCGTCAGATGGACGTGACTACTCGAATTCCCAGTAGACGACTACGAGGAACGAACGGAACGACGATAGACGCGAGTAAAAACACGAACGGACGCGAGAAGCTACCGACAGGCTTGGACCGATGAAGACCGCCCCGCACCGCGACCGCGGGCCTCTCACCTCCCCAACCTCGGCGGCCGCATTCGCGGCCGCCGTCCCTCGCGCGGACGGGCGCGACACGCTTTCGCGGTCGCGCCCGCGCGCGCCGGACTCAACAAATATTGAGGATGGCTCACGACTCGCGCCGGTCGGCGATGGCGTCGGCGTGGCGCGCGACGAGTTCGCCGAAGACCTCCGCCTCGCGGCGCTGTTGGGTCTCCGGCGGCGCGTCGTCGCGCATCCGCGCCTTGACCGCGCGGAGGGTCCGGGGGTCGTTGGCGGCGAGTTCGTCGGCCACCGCGCGGGGGTCGTCGGTCACGCGCGAGACCAGTCCCATCCGGCGGGCGGACTCGGCGTCCACGGTCCGCCCCGAGAGCGCGAGGTCCAGCGCCTCGCCCTCGCCCACGACGCGGGGCAGGCGCACCGTCCCGCCCCACGCGCCGAACAGGCCGAGTTTCACGCCGGGTTCCGCGAAGGTCGCCTCCGGCGTGGCGACTCGGAGGTCCGCGGCGAGCGCCAACTCGACGCCGCCGCCGCGCGCCGCCCCGTCGATGCCCGCGACGACCGCGCTGTCGGCGTCCGCGATGGCGTCGGCGACTCGCTGGCCGCGCTCTGCGAACGCCTCGGCCCCCTCGCGGTCGAGTCCCGCCACCACGTCGAGGTCCGCGCCAGCGCAGAACGCCGGTCCCGCCCCGCGGAGGTAGACCACCGGTTGGCTGGCGTCGGTCACGGCCGCTTCGAGGGCGTCGAGTCCGTCGGGCGTGAGCGCGTTTCGTCGGTCGGGTCGGTCGAGCGTCACGACCCGAACACCGTCGTCGTCCTGTGTTCGAATCACGTTCGCATCTCGGAGTCGCTTTCCAAAGGTCTTTGGCGATTCCGTCGTAAGGGTCGGGCAATGGAAGCGGCCGTCCGGGCACGAAAAGCGGGACGACAGGCGGTGCGAGACGTTGCGCCCGACCGACTCCGCGAACGTATCCACGCCCTCCTCGACGAGTCGGCGATGGTGCCGGGAGTGCTGGCGCTCACGTCCGCGAACGCCGTCGAGGGTGCGAGCGCGACCGGAGGCGCGAAGGTGACGGGGAGAGCGCACGACGCCGACGAGCGAGGCGGAACCGGTCCCGTCGGGGTCCAAGAGCGCGCCGCGGGCGTCCAACTCATCTACGAGGGGTTGCGCCTCACCCGCGCTCTCGCCGACGAACCGCCGTGGAACCTCGACCCGCCACACACCGACAGCAACATCGACATCCTCGCGGCGGACGTGATGGTCGCCCGCGGGTTCTCCCTGCTCGCGCGGACCGAGGCCGCCGACAAAGCCGTCGAGACGGTCCAGTCGTTCGGCCGCGACGAGACCGACGGCCAGCAGGGTCGTCCGACCGCCCCGCACGCGCTGGAGACCGACGTGTTCGAACTCGCCGTCGTCGCGGGCACGACCACCTTCGGGTCCGAACCCTCCGACGCCCTGCTGTCTTACGCCGGAGAACTGGCCGAATCGCTCGACGGCGAACGCCCGGAACCGCCCGAACCAGTCGCCGAAGCGGTCGAACAGGCCGTTGCCGACGCGCCGGACCCCCGGCAGTTCGGCCCGGCCGACGACCCGCGGCCGTCGGCCACCGACCCGTGACCCCGTTCCCTATCGTGAATCGAAACGCCTAAAGAGGTTTCCGGGCATACGATGAAATGCGACGAAGCGCCGCAGTGCGCCTGGGTAGCTTAGAGGTAAAGCGCGTCCTTGGTAAGGACGAGAGCCCGGGTTCAAATCCCGGCCTAGGCTCTTCTTCCGAACGTCACGCCGCGGAGACGAATCTCCGCGGCGTTCGATTTTCGAGCGGCCCGGCCGGTTCGTGAGACCTGTTATCGCGCCTCGACCTTGCGAAAGGGACTTCCCCGCGTTCTCTGTACCTTCGCCGCGATGACGTTTCCCAACTACCCGGACAAGTACGGGGCCGAACCGCTGGTCACGCCCGAGCGACACACCGACTACCGGAAAGCGCAGTCCGAGGGCGACGCCGCGGCGTCGCCCGAAGCAGTCGTCCTCTGTTACAGTCGGGGGCTGATGGACTACTTCACCGAGGAGTACGACGGCCGAACCGTGGACCACTACTACGGGGACCTCTACGCCTTCGCGGACGCCGACTACAGCGTCGGCGTCCTCGGAAACTTCGGCATCGGTGCGCCGACGACCGCGATGCTGATGGACGAACTCGTGGCCAACGGCGTCGAAACGTTCCTCTCCATCGGGTTCGCGGGGTGTCTCGACGACTCCATCGAGATGGGCGAGTTCGTCGTCCCCGAGAAAGCCATCCGCGACGAGGGGACCTCTCACCACTACGTCGAGTCCGAAAAGTACGCCCACGCGAGCGAGTCGCTGGTCGCCGACACCAAACGGTTGCTCCGCGAGCGAGACGAACCGTTCCACGTCGGTACCTCGTGGACGACCGACGCCATCTACCGGGAGACCGAAAAAGAGGTCGAGCGATACGCCGACGAGGGCGTCCTCACCGTCGAGATGGAGGCATCGGCGGTGTTCGCGGTGGCCGACTACCGCGGCGTGGAAGCCGGTGCGATGTTCGTCGTGAGCGACTACCTCGGTCTCTCCGAGTGGGAACCGAAGTTTCACCTGACCGCCGAGGACATGCGACGGCTCGGCGACACCGCCAAAGAACTCCTCACGAGTCGCCGGAACTGAGAAGAAAGCGCCGGTCGAAAACCGGAACCGCGCCGACTCACGAGTCGGGCCTCACTTCTTCGGTTCGGGGTCGAAGATTTCGGGGTTCTCCTCGCCCTCGGCGGCCACGACGGCCATGCACCCTTTCCGCGCCACGCGACTCAGCGAGTGGTCCACCAGTTTGAACGCGCCGGGGACCGGGAAGTCCATCGTCGCAACCGCGGTGCTACCGGGCGCGACCTGTTTGGTCTGGATGTGGGTCTGCGGTCGGGTGGTCAGCGACCCTTCGGGCCAGAGCTTCTCGAAGACGTTGCCGATGGGGTGGAAGCTACTGGTGAGGTTCGGGCCGCCGGTGACGAAGAACACCCGCGCGGTGTCGCCCGTCTCGACTTCGCCCGCGCCGTACTTGTCGGGCGTGCAGGCGTACTTCTCGCCGTTCATCACGACGTAGGTGGGTTCCTCGCGGGCCATCGCCGCCACGTCGAAGTTGTGCTGGCCCTTCTCGCCGGGGCGCTTGTCGGTGTAAATCTCGTGCTGGCCGACGTAGAACTCGTGGTCCACCTCCGGGAGACCCTCCTCGGGTTCGACGAGGATGATGCCGAACATGCCCGCGGAGATGTGCATGTCGAGGTTCGGCACGGCGCAGTGGTAGATGTACGCGCCGGGGTAGGTCGCCTTGAACTTGAGGCGGGTGGTCTCTCCCGGCGCGGTCATCGTGGCCTCGGCCCCGCCGCCCGGTCCCGCGACCGCGTGGAAGTCCACGTTGTGGGGCATGTCGTTCTCCGCGGGGTTCTCGAAGGTGAGATTCACGGTGTCGCCCTTCCGGACCCGAATCATCGGGCCGGGGACCTGCCCGTTGTAGGTCATGTAGTTGAACGTAACGCCGTCCTCGACTTCGGCCGTGACCTCCTCGGGACGCAGGGTCACGTCCACCGCTCTCGGTTCGCTCCGGCTAATCGGGTTCGGGATGTCGGTCGGGTCCGCCGCGACTCGCTTGACGGTCTTCCGTTTCTGTTTGTTCATGGCCTGCTGAGTCTGAGTCGTTTTCGGGGCGGAGCGGGTGGAACACCCGGCGAGGGTGGCCGCGCCACCGAGACCGATACCTTGCAGGACCGTGCGACGATTGGTTGCGGGCATTGGGAGTCACCTTACAGTTACAGATAGTCGGCGACGTATCTTCAATCGAGAACCCGATTCTCGGTCGTCAGGAAGGCTCACGAACGTGTTCGCTCGGTTCTCGGGGTACGGGAATCGAAGTAGCGATTCCGCGAACATCTCCGGGAAGTGTCGGAAAAGCGGCGGCAGAAGGGGACCGCTCAGTCGTCGGTCTCGGCCGCAGGTCCGGCCGCGACCGGTGAGTCGGCGGGTTCGTCGGTCGGCGTGGTCTCGCCGCGGGCTAGCACCTTCTTCACCACGTCGTAGCCGAAGACGGCGGTGCCGAGGATGACCAGCGTGTCGCCCGGCATCCGGAGCCAGAACAGCAGTTGGACCAGTTCGCCCTCGTAGAAGGCGAGGCTTCGGGCGGCGTCGTAGCTTCGGGTGAACGCGACTTCCAACTGGAGGAAGCCGACGGGGAGCAGGCTGAGACCGACCATCAGCGCGAGTCCGACGTTCCACGCCCAGAACGCGCGCCGGAGGTTGGTCTCGGACCACTTCGCCTCGGGCACCGCGATGCGGAGCATGTACGTCACCATGCCGAGCGCGAGGAATCCGAACGCGCCGAACATCGCGGCGTGGGCGTGGGCCACCGTGAGATAGGTGCCGTGTTCGAAGTAGTTGATGAACGGCAGGTTGATGAAGAACCCGAGGACGCCCGCGCCCACGAAGTTCCAGACGCCCGACGCGACGATGAACATGAACGGGAGCGTGTAGGGGAACGACTCGCCGCTCGTGGCCATCGCGCGGTACTGGCCGATGGCCTCGTAGAGGATGAACACGAGGGGGATGAGTTCGAGCGTCGAGAACGCGCTCCCGATGGGCACCCACACGTCGGGTTGGCCGACCCACCAGTAGTGGTGCGAGACGCCGATGACACCGGTACCCATCACCAGCAGGGCTTGGACCATCACGGCTTTCTCGGCCGACCGCTTCGAGAGGAGGTTCATGCTGACCAGCGTGACCCCGACCAGCGCGACGATGAAGAACTCGAAGGCCCCCTCGACCCACATGTGGACGACCCACCAGCGCCAAAACTCGGTGACGACGATGTTGGTCTGGGGCGTGTAGAGGAAGCCCGCGCAGAACAGCAGGGCGATGGACCCGCCCGCGTACAGAATCATGTGTGCGAGACCCCATCTGGGTTCCCGGTCGAGCAGGGGCTTGAGTCCCCGCGCCACGAGGACGGCCCACGCAAGGAAGCCGACGAGGATGCCGACCTGCCAGAGCCGACCGACTTCGAGGTACTCCAGCCCCTCGTTGCCCAGAATCCACCAGAGTGCGCCGTCGAAGTAGCCCTTCGACCCGAGCCAGATGCCCGCCATGGCACCGACGACGACCACGACGAGGACACCGAGCAGGCGGTTAATCCACGCGCCCTGTTTGCGGGGTTCCCGCCCCGTCAACAGAGGCGGGAGGAACAGGCCCGCGCCGAGCCACAGGGTCGCAATCCAGAGGACGCCGAGGTCGATGTGCCACGTCTTGGCGATGGAGAACGGCAGGAGTTGGAGGACGCTGACGCCCAGCATCTCGCCGAGTCCGAAGAAGTCCGCGCGCTCGATGTAGTAGTGGGCGAGCAGACCCCCGAGCAGAACCTGCGCGAGGAACAGGCCCGCGCCGACGACTGCGAACCGGAGCGCGGCGGCCTGTCCGGGGAACAGGTCAACCTCGTCGGGTCGGGGCACCGTGACGCCCTCGGTTTCGGGTTCGGGGAGTTCGATGGACTTGTAGAGCCAGACGCCGATTCCGGCACCGGCGACCAGCAGGACCATGGCGACGACGCTCCACGTCATGGCCGCGCCGGTGGCGTCGTTACCGGCCGCGGGTTGGTAGGGCCACTCGTTGGTGTAACTGTGGTCGGCGTTCGGCCGGTCGGTGTGGGAAATCCACGCGGTCCAGAGCGCGAAGTCGGCGAACCGCTCGGCCTCCTCCTCGCTCGCTATCATCCCTTCGGGGACGCCGCGCTCGTGACTCCCCTCGTGGTAGCGCTCGACGTACACCTGCTGGACCTGCTTGTGGGCGTACGCCTCGGCCGCGGAGTACTCGATGCGCTCGCCGGGACTCCCGTCGGTCAGGTCCGACTTCACCGCCACGTCAACGGTTGCCTGCTCGCTCGCCGAGAGGCTACCGTAGTCGTCGGTGCCGTGCTGTTCGCGGGCGTAGTACCGGCGCATGAACTCGACCTTCAGGTCCAGCGCGTCGGCGGTGTAGTCTTCGCCGTAGTACGCGCCGTTGCCCAGTATCGACCCGTGGTTCATCATGCCGTTCGACTGGAAAGTCGTCTTGCCGTCTCGCACTTGCTCGGCGGTCACGATGGTCCGTCCGTCCGGTCCCTGAACCTCCTTCGGGATGGGCGGGGCCTGCTGGTAGGAGTACCACGCGCCGACGCCCATCACGGCCAGATTCAAGACGAACACGACCGCGAGTATCTTGGCGAGTGTGCGACGTTTCACTCTCATACAGGATAGGTTGCCCCTCGTGGGGCATTTAACTGGGACGCGGTTCCTGCAGTTCGGGAAGTCGGGCGAACGTGTTCGGGACGGGGACGACACCCGTTTCGGGACGCCGGGAACTCACGCCCGAGAACGACTCCACCGACCACCGACCGCGCCCGACCCCACCGACCACGGGACGCGCGTGGGTCGCGCCTCGTGCGCGACCCACGCGGGGAGGTACGGGGGCGCGGTGCGGTCGCGGTGCTGTGCGGTCGCGGTCCTGACTGGTTCCAGCCTGAAGTTAGCGCCTCTCTTCAGCTACCCTTCCGAGTCTGACCCTAGCATCTCTCTTATCTCTTCGAGAAGCACGACCAT
It contains:
- a CDS encoding nitric-oxide reductase large subunit, which produces MRVKRRTLAKILAVVFVLNLAVMGVGAWYSYQQAPPIPKEVQGPDGRTIVTAEQVRDGKTTFQSNGMMNHGSILGNGAYYGEDYTADALDLKVEFMRRYYAREQHGTDDYGSLSASEQATVDVAVKSDLTDGSPGERIEYSAAEAYAHKQVQQVYVERYHEGSHERGVPEGMIASEEEAERFADFALWTAWISHTDRPNADHSYTNEWPYQPAAGNDATGAAMTWSVVAMVLLVAGAGIGVWLYKSIELPEPETEGVTVPRPDEVDLFPGQAAALRFAVVGAGLFLAQVLLGGLLAHYYIERADFFGLGEMLGVSVLQLLPFSIAKTWHIDLGVLWIATLWLGAGLFLPPLLTGREPRKQGAWINRLLGVLVVVVVGAMAGIWLGSKGYFDGALWWILGNEGLEYLEVGRLWQVGILVGFLAWAVLVARGLKPLLDREPRWGLAHMILYAGGSIALLFCAGFLYTPQTNIVVTEFWRWWVVHMWVEGAFEFFIVALVGVTLVSMNLLSKRSAEKAVMVQALLVMGTGVIGVSHHYWWVGQPDVWVPIGSAFSTLELIPLVFILYEAIGQYRAMATSGESFPYTLPFMFIVASGVWNFVGAGVLGFFINLPFINYFEHGTYLTVAHAHAAMFGAFGFLALGMVTYMLRIAVPEAKWSETNLRRAFWAWNVGLALMVGLSLLPVGFLQLEVAFTRSYDAARSLAFYEGELVQLLFWLRMPGDTLVILGTAVFGYDVVKKVLARGETTPTDEPADSPVAAGPAAETDD